The Mesobacillus jeotgali genome window below encodes:
- a CDS encoding YjcZ family sporulation protein — protein MSGGGHGYGSGFALLVVLFILLIIIGASWL, from the coding sequence ATGTCTGGAGGAGGACATGGATATGGCAGCGGCTTCGCTTTGCTCGTTGTCTTGTTCATTCTGTTAATCATCATCGGTGCTTCTTGGCTGTAA
- a CDS encoding YjcZ family sporulation protein encodes MGAGYGGGFALIVVLFILLIIVGAAWL; translated from the coding sequence ATGGGTGCAGGATACGGCGGCGGCTTCGCGTTAATTGTCGTGTTATTCATTCTGTTAATCATCGTGGGTGCAGCTTGGCTTTAA